The Natronosporangium hydrolyticum nucleotide sequence TTCAAGGTTCTACCGATCCATGGAACCAGGCCCGCCCATAGCGACACTGCCTCATGCGACCACTGATCAATCAATTGATCCCGATGAGGTGTGCCATCGCCGCTGCCTTGTTGGCGGACATCGGCAAGAAACCGTAAAACTCGTCCGCCCAGACTTGATTTTAACCCTGTGTGCCGCTCCAGCAGCTTCCATCTACTCATACGACCGAATCGTTCATCACCATTCCAAACTCTCTCGAGAATCGAAGGTAACGCCTGGGCAGTCAACGATCCCTTTGAGCGTGGAACACTGGCAGCAATCGTATTCTGGATACACCACCATGGGTGGGCAGATGGCTCCCATTCGTCGATATGTGCCCCAGCCATCGTCGCAATCGTGAGCCACTCGAGCGAAACGCGATCCGTAGACGAAAGGTCGTTACCTAACATCAGGCTCTCACCGAGCTTAAGAGTACGGACTACTATCCAACCTCCCACCCGGTCCGCTTTTCTTGAGCTCCGCTCAGTTACCAAGTATGGTTCGATTCCTCGAGAGAGGACCTCACAGATCGTCTCCGCTAGTATCCGACACCCCAACGTCAATCCATGCTCGGGATCCGCAATCACGGCCGTTGGCAGTAGCGTCCGGCCGGCGACCAGCCGCCGCGTATGACCGGAACGAGCTGAAAGACAAACTCTGTCCGATACGTGAGCCGCACTACCAGGTCTCGTGGAAACTGCAACTAAAGCCGATTCGCCCTCTAGAGTACGTGAGATGGGCGGGTTGAGAAGCCCGCGTGCACTGCTCCAGATGCTCTGGTCCAGGAGCCAAGGTTCGCGCTGAGCTGCCCGGGCCAGCTTTGTAGCATCAATCACAGCTCCGCCGCCTAGAGCAACACACAATGTGGGCCGACTAGCTCGGATACCATCAGCGATCCTTGAGGCCGACATCAAGGTTCCAAGATGGCCTATGGGAATCCGGTGTACGGTCGTTACCATTCCGGCCTGACTGAGCACCTCTTGCACTCGACGAAGACTACTACCTATGATCGCGATGTGCTCGTCGGTGACAACGAGAACGTCGCCCGAGCGGCAAGCCGGAATATTACGAAGTTTCTCAGTAGCCCGCGCGCCAACGAAAATGTCGGGAGAATCCCGATGCAACGGCAGTTCGTCGAACTCTAACATTAGAAACTAACTCGCAATAAACATACTAGTCGCGTGTCCGCCTACGATCGCGCGCAAGAAGCGCCGCGTGTACGACTCCACTGCTTATGAGTAAGACGCCGATGGCCAGCATGGTCGATCCCCATAGCAGGTGTCGAAGAGCGATCGTAGCCCCAGCCACGACTACGACAATGCCAGGAAGAATCATATAGAGTCTGCGCTTGTCGGCTCGCACATCTTCTCCCATCATGTGGAACAGCGCTGACAGCGGCGACATACGTCGCTGAACGAGCTACAGCAAGAAACCAGTGCACCTCCGCAGCTGGCGGCGACGCACAAAAGGCACTGCCACCAAAATGAACAAGGAAGGCACACTGCGCAACCCACAGAACTAAGAACGCAGTCTACACTCCACTCCCAATTGCAGTCACTACTAAGCCGACCAGGCCGGGGACCGCAGCAGGTGCAGCAGCCGCCACATGGATTCTCAGACAGCAATCCCAAGTCAGTGTTGGGTACGGGCGTAGGAACAGCACCATTTACACTTCTCGAAACAGTCCTCAGAACGGGACCGTTCGAAGCTTCGTGATCTACGTGTAGCCGGTGAACTTCGGTCCCAATCTCACTGATCTTTCGGGCTCGGTCGACGAGTACGCTTGTTCTGGTCGAGATAAGTACAGTACGCTGCTCGTACTGATGGAAGAAGATAATCGTCTCGCTGGTACCGTCGGCATGCTTCACTTCTTTGCCTGCAACCTCGAGCAGACCAGCAGCTGCACCTTCGCCGGTGTTCCCATCTGCAATCTTTAATGCTTCGCGGGAGATTGTCCCACTCGTTGCACCATTAGTTGTCGAACCTAGCGAATCTAGGTCGACGACGTTGCGAGTATCATCACCGTGTAAATGACTCATCGCGACTTCGATGAGCCGCTCGTCTGAAATATCACGTACGTCTTGTGGTGAAGCGGCGTTTTCTGGTCGGGCACTCGCGGCCGCAGCCGGCTGGGGTGTGCTGGCGAGGAGGCCGAGTCCAGCCACAGCCCCGAAGCCGACCCTGAAGAATGCTCTGCGGGAAGTCAGTGGTCCAGCTTGCTTGCCGTCCAGCGCTTCGTTGCCAAGTACGCCAAGCAACCGCCAAGTCGCACGCGGCCCAATCCGCTGCGCCAACACGGGGGCGATACGCCACCCGACCCAGGCTTCCGCCTTGCCGCCACGGCTCCTGACTAGAGTGGGACCCCACGGCGCATCCCGACCGAGTGCCTGTTGGCGCCAACGTCTCATGTCTGGCGAGCTTAAGGGCATCACGGTCACGAGATGCCCCACCTCATGACTGACACTTTCCGCTAAGCCACTGCAACGAGCGCACGAGGCATCGAATCCTAAGTAAAAGTTAGCGTCCACTTTCGCCTGCCAATACAGGACGGGTCCATGTTGGTCTGTCGCTATCGGGCACGACATCGTCGATGGGGTGACGCTAACACCGCCCCGTGATCGTGGTCAATCAATTGAGCGGGGCCGGTTAGGTCGTCGTTGATGGGCGGGCTAACCTGGCTGGTGTGGACGGGCGGTGCGCTTGGGGGCAGGTGCGGACCAGCGATGGTCCTGGATTTGCTGTAGCCCTCGCGGGGCAGCCACGCAGTCACCATCACCATGGGACGCGGTGGGGGGCTGGGTTAGGCGCCGACGCCGGCGATCGAGAGGCCAGTGACGGCGGCGACCGCCGCTACGATGCTCCACACCACGGTGCCCGCGCCGATCCAGCCGAACGAGGCCCGGGCGCTGACTCCGAGGCCCACCGCCACCAGCGCCGACACCTGGGCGCCTAGGCCGATCGGACCGAGCCGGGAAAATGTGATGAAAGCGGGTGAAACTCGCCGATGACAGAAACGTTCCCTCGGGCGAGCGGTGAATCGTCCCTGACGGTGGAGCTGTGGCTCGACATCAGCTGTCCATGGTGCTATCTAGGGCGGCACCGGCTGGCGACGGCGGTCGACGCCGCCAGCCCCGGCGGCGGGGTGGAGATCGTGCTGCGTTCGTTCGAGCTGAACCCGGGCATGTCGACCGAGCCGGTCGCGGTCACGGAGTATCTTGCGGCCAAGTTCGCCGGCACCGTCGAGCGCGCCGAGCAGATCGACGGCCAGGTCGCCGCCCTGGCTCGCGCCGAGGGTCTGCCGTACACGTCGGACCGGCAGCTCGCCAACTCCTTCGACGTGCATCGACTGCTCCACTTGGCGCGCGACTACGGCGTGGCCAACGAGGTGTTCTGGACGCTCCAAGGTGGCTACTTCGCCGGCGAGCTGAACCCGTTCGACCACGACGTGCTGGTCGGCGCGGCAGCGCACGCCGACGTGCCCGCCGCCGCCACCGGCTCGATGCTTACCGGTGACGCGTACGCGGACTCCGTGCGAAAGGAGCTGGCCGCTGGCCGCGAGCTGGGCATCAGCGGGGTTCCCTTCACCGTGCTCGGCGGTGAGTACGCGGTCGCGGGCGCCCAGAGCGTCGACGTGTTCACCGAGGCGGTCCGTACCGCGCTGGCGCAGGCCACCGGCGAGGACTAGCCCCGCGGGGCGCGCCGCCCCGCGCCGCCACGCACGTGGTGCTCTGGGTGGTGATCCACTCCGGCCGACCCGGCGGAGCTGAACGAACTCCGTGCCGCGGTGCTGAGCGTGGCTGGGTCGATAGCCAGCCATGAGACGGCCGCCCAATTGCCTGGATCCCGCTCTTGGGCCGTCCGCCGACGGAGGCGCAGGTGACAAGCGCTCGCCGGGGCACTGGCCGGCGGAACGACCCGGGCATAGTGGTGCATTATGCGACCGTGCCGGAGGGACACCGGACGGCGTACCGAGGGACTCCAGGGACGACGCTCTGCGCGGACGGTGATGGATGTGGCGCGTGCCAATACCTTCCGGGTGGGAGTCAGCGCACTCGCGAGGAGCCGCTTGCGGTGGCGGAAGAATGTGCCCGGTGGCCGGGGTACGGCGGAGGCGGGAGGTGACCCCGTTCCGATCGGCGAGCGGCGAACCCGCTTGAGTCGATCTTGCGGGAGACCGCGGAAGTCACCTCCCGCCGGTGCCGAGTTGGCTGAGCCCTCCTATGAGTCAGGGGTCGACAGGTGCTCCGGCGAAGTGCTGGCAAATCGGAGTCAGGCGTCGTCAGGTCGGGTTCTCACCTCCGCCATGACCTCCCCTTCCGAGATCAAGGTGATTGGCTGGTTGGCGGGGCAGCCACTCAGTCACCTTGATCATGGCGAGCGCGGCGGGGTGGGGTGCGGCGGGGTGGGCGGGTGGGGTGGGGCGCCGGTGGGGCGGGGTTGCTGGGTCAGGCACCGACGCCGGCGATCGAGAGGCCGGTGACGGCGGCGACCGCCGCTACGATGCTCCAGACAACGGTGCCGGCGCCGATCCAGACGAACGAGGCTCGGGCGCTGACTCCGAGGCCCACCGCCACCAGCGCCGACACCTGGGTGCCGAGGCCGATCGGGCCGAGCGCCGCCAGGGCGGGCATCCCCCACCGCCGGAGTAGGCGCTCGATCCGTTCCCGGCGCCGCTGCCGATGGTGCGGCACAGTCTCTCCCCGCTCCGCCCGCCGCCGGGCCCGCCGCGCCTGCCACCAGGTGCGGATCCGCTCGCCGTAGAAGGCGGCGACCCAGACGGTGAGCAGGTTGCCGGCGACGCCGACTAGCACCACGAGGATCGGGTTCAGTCCGGCGACGATGCCGATCGGGATCACCACGATCGCCTCGAGCCACGGGGCTGCGCCGCCGAGGAAGACGCCGAGCAGCAGAAGCACGTCCCCGCCGCTCATCCGGCCACTCTACCCAGCTCGATGACGTGATGGTGGGCGACGGGGCGGGGGTGGCGGGTGTGGCGACCAAGCCGGCGGCGAGGCTGGCGGGCCGGGTGGGCCTGCCAGGCGGGGCCCAGAATCTGGGTCTAGCCAGGGGCGTTACACGTCGGTAAACTAACCGGCCAGCCAAGGTCAGCGGAGGGAGGCGTAGTGCGGTCCA carries:
- a CDS encoding iron-containing alcohol dehydrogenase, whose amino-acid sequence is MLEFDELPLHRDSPDIFVGARATEKLRNIPACRSGDVLVVTDEHIAIIGSSLRRVQEVLSQAGMVTTVHRIPIGHLGTLMSASRIADGIRASRPTLCVALGGGAVIDATKLARAAQREPWLLDQSIWSSARGLLNPPISRTLEGESALVAVSTRPGSAAHVSDRVCLSARSGHTRRLVAGRTLLPTAVIADPEHGLTLGCRILAETICEVLSRGIEPYLVTERSSRKADRVGGWIVVRTLKLGESLMLGNDLSSTDRVSLEWLTIATMAGAHIDEWEPSAHPWWCIQNTIAASVPRSKGSLTAQALPSILERVWNGDERFGRMSRWKLLERHTGLKSSLGGRVLRFLADVRQQGSGDGTPHRDQLIDQWSHEAVSLWAGLVPWIGRTLKAKDISYFLRDAGF
- a CDS encoding DsbA family oxidoreductase; the encoded protein is MTETFPRASGESSLTVELWLDISCPWCYLGRHRLATAVDAASPGGGVEIVLRSFELNPGMSTEPVAVTEYLAAKFAGTVERAEQIDGQVAALARAEGLPYTSDRQLANSFDVHRLLHLARDYGVANEVFWTLQGGYFAGELNPFDHDVLVGAAAHADVPAAATGSMLTGDAYADSVRKELAAGRELGISGVPFTVLGGEYAVAGAQSVDVFTEAVRTALAQATGED
- a CDS encoding small multi-drug export protein, which translates into the protein MSGGDVLLLLGVFLGGAAPWLEAIVVIPIGIVAGLNPILVVLVGVAGNLLTVWVAAFYGERIRTWWQARRARRRAERGETVPHHRQRRRERIERLLRRWGMPALAALGPIGLGTQVSALVAVGLGVSARASFVWIGAGTVVWSIVAAVAAVTGLSIAGVGA